One genomic region from Pyrobaculum islandicum DSM 4184 encodes:
- a CDS encoding DegT/DnrJ/EryC1/StrS family aminotransferase: MLAIEGGKPVREKPIVARPVVYSEDVLHDIAEVLKSGILTAQHGKWVKAFETELAAYLGVRYAVAVSNGTTALHTALKAIGVGPGDEVVTTPFTFAATATAILHSNAVPVFADIDRETLNLDPASVEEKITERTKAVVVVHLAGMPAEMDQFMKLAERYGVKIIEDTAQALGAEYRGKRVGSIGHMSTFSLYATKHITSGEGGAVATDVAAYAERARLIRAHGEVGKYSYELLGYNYRMTEIQGVLAYHQLKQLPEMQKRREAYVKTLLEELAPLEGDLLTIPKPRPYVRHAWHLVQILLAVEKLNKPRDYVVEALRAEGVGNAFVTYPTPLYKTPLFQRREGHGLGCPWTCPYQRRRVEYKPLPNAEWAAERVVSLLVMPNLTEQDAVDTATAVKKVLTALRR; the protein is encoded by the coding sequence ATGTTAGCAATAGAAGGAGGTAAACCAGTGCGGGAAAAGCCTATCGTGGCTAGGCCTGTCGTGTACAGTGAGGACGTCCTCCACGACATAGCAGAAGTTCTCAAATCTGGAATTCTAACTGCACAACACGGCAAGTGGGTAAAAGCCTTTGAGACAGAGCTCGCCGCCTACCTCGGCGTGAGATACGCCGTGGCAGTCTCCAACGGCACTACAGCCCTCCACACGGCGCTTAAGGCCATAGGCGTGGGGCCAGGCGACGAGGTGGTGACAACCCCCTTCACCTTCGCAGCCACCGCCACCGCCATACTCCACTCCAACGCCGTGCCGGTCTTTGCAGACATAGACAGAGAAACTCTCAACCTAGACCCAGCCTCTGTCGAAGAGAAAATAACAGAGAGGACAAAAGCCGTGGTGGTGGTGCACCTAGCCGGCATGCCAGCCGAGATGGACCAGTTCATGAAGCTGGCAGAGAGATACGGCGTGAAGATTATAGAAGATACGGCACAAGCCCTCGGCGCAGAGTACCGGGGGAAGAGAGTCGGCTCGATAGGCCACATGTCCACCTTCAGCCTATACGCCACAAAGCACATCACCTCCGGCGAGGGAGGCGCCGTCGCCACAGACGTCGCCGCCTACGCGGAGAGGGCAAGGCTAATTAGAGCACACGGCGAGGTGGGGAAGTATAGCTACGAGCTCCTCGGCTATAACTACAGGATGACCGAGATACAGGGCGTACTCGCCTACCACCAGCTCAAACAGCTGCCAGAGATGCAGAAGAGACGCGAGGCCTATGTAAAGACGCTGTTGGAGGAGCTGGCCCCCCTAGAGGGCGACCTCCTCACCATCCCAAAGCCAAGGCCCTACGTCAGACACGCCTGGCACCTCGTCCAGATACTACTCGCCGTGGAGAAGCTAAACAAACCCCGCGACTATGTAGTAGAGGCGCTGAGGGCAGAAGGCGTGGGAAACGCCTTCGTCACCTACCCAACCCCCCTCTACAAGACGCCCCTCTTCCAACGCAGAGAAGGCCACGGCCTCGGCTGCCCGTGGACTTGTCCATACCAGAGGCGCAGGGTGGAGTACAAGCCCCTCCCAAACGCCGAGTGGGCCGCGGAGCGCGTCGTCTCGCTATTAGTAATGCCCAATTTAACAGAACAAGACGCGGTAGACACAGCGACAGCAGTGAAAAAAGTGCTAACCGCCCTCAGAAGGTAG
- a CDS encoding metal-sulfur cluster assembly factor, with protein MDERPIFETNLPPEKVKKIIEVLREVYDPEIPINVYDLGLIRKVVLEDGILKVTMTLTAVGCPVAGSVAQEVGYALQTVMPEAKDVEVELDFEKPWDPTQMTPQGRELFKAIYGYDIVEQYLAQQSAVQNS; from the coding sequence ATGGACGAGAGACCTATCTTTGAAACAAATTTACCTCCTGAAAAAGTCAAGAAGATAATTGAGGTTCTACGAGAGGTCTACGACCCAGAGATACCCATCAACGTCTACGACCTCGGCCTAATTAGAAAAGTGGTTTTAGAAGACGGCATATTGAAAGTCACTATGACTCTCACTGCAGTGGGGTGTCCAGTGGCTGGAAGTGTGGCACAAGAAGTTGGCTACGCCCTACAGACAGTCATGCCAGAGGCTAAGGACGTAGAGGTAGAGCTAGACTTTGAAAAGCCGTGGGACCCCACACAAATGACGCCACAAGGCAGAGAGCTTTTCAAAGCAATATATGGCTACGACATAGTAGAACAATATTTGGCGCAACAAAGCGCCGTCCAGAATAGCTAG
- a CDS encoding sulfurtransferase TusA family protein gives MDVIDVRGQQCPDPLKKVASILAGASAGAQFKIVTDDYVCYVMLRRLMAINDVKILQAEETGPYVLVVEK, from the coding sequence GTGGATGTAATAGATGTCAGAGGACAACAGTGTCCAGACCCGTTGAAGAAAGTTGCGTCTATACTCGCGGGGGCGTCTGCGGGCGCCCAATTTAAAATTGTGACAGATGACTATGTGTGTTATGTAATGCTTAGGCGATTGATGGCTATAAACGATGTGAAAATTCTACAGGCCGAAGAGACGGGACCCTACGTGCTTGTGGTAGAGAAGTAG
- a CDS encoding flavin reductase family protein, which yields MYEGKFYRVLHPRPTLVIVSKCPNGRLNLMPASWNTPVSEEPPTVAVAVEKSSYTYECLKHHRYATLNVLPIEAADLIYKLGSVSGRNVDKATEFGVKFENSEKIDVPRVAGAIAGYETEVYKEVEVGEVALYIFHVLYTWVAPGVADQWGFDFRRVNIPLHGAGRAFYRVDPRPVFAKR from the coding sequence ATGTACGAGGGCAAGTTCTACAGAGTTCTCCACCCACGTCCAACTCTTGTAATAGTTTCTAAATGTCCCAACGGCAGACTTAACCTCATGCCTGCGTCGTGGAATACCCCAGTCTCTGAAGAGCCGCCTACTGTAGCCGTCGCCGTAGAAAAAAGCTCGTATACCTACGAATGTCTTAAACACCATAGATATGCTACGCTTAACGTCCTCCCGATTGAAGCTGCAGACTTAATATACAAGCTGGGGAGCGTCAGCGGACGCAACGTCGACAAGGCTACTGAATTTGGCGTAAAGTTTGAAAACTCTGAAAAGATAGACGTGCCTCGCGTCGCAGGGGCTATCGCTGGATATGAGACTGAGGTGTATAAAGAGGTTGAGGTGGGGGAGGTCGCCCTGTATATATTCCACGTCTTATACACTTGGGTTGCGCCTGGCGTAGCTGACCAATGGGGTTTTGACTTCAGAAGGGTAAACATCCCGCTACACGGCGCGGGCCGTGCCTTCTATAGAGTAGATCCACGGCCTGTCTTTGCCAAGAGGTAG